A single region of the Triticum dicoccoides isolate Atlit2015 ecotype Zavitan chromosome 2B, WEW_v2.0, whole genome shotgun sequence genome encodes:
- the LOC119361421 gene encoding probable glutathione S-transferase GSTU6 produces the protein MAGGDELRLLGTWASPHVLRVRLALHLKGLGYEYIEEQGLKNYKSDELLLNSKLPVLIHGGKPVYGTSLSLIQYLDEAFAGTSSSLLPDGPSERAIARYWGDFIDDTLVKAMGKATWAVTCMEKAEVKAQVAAAMETLERAMRECSKPFFGGDSPGYVDVVLGGLLPWLCVTDKRQPSVKTFDPITTPLLLAWQDRFCSLKKVQGLMPDVGELVDLAMPVPTHRSRESLQVILILISVLVQIATSCSR, from the exons ATGGCCGGAGGAGACGAGCTGAGGCTGCTGGGGACGTGGGCGAGCCCGCACGTCTTGCGAGTGCGACTCGCGCTCCACCTCAAGGGCTTGGGCTACGAGTACATCGAGGAGCAAGGCCTCAAGAATTACAAGAGCGATGAGCTGCTCCTCAACAGTAAGCTGCCGGTGCTGATCCACGGCGGCAAGCCTGTCTACGGGACGTCGTTGAGCCTAATCCAGTACCTCGACGAGGCCTTCGCCGGCACCAGCTCCTCCCTCCTCCCCGACGGCCCCTCCGAGCGTGCTATCGCTCGCTACTGGGGTGACTTTATCGATGACACG CTTGTCAAGGCGATGGGGAAGGCGACATGGGCCGTAACGTGCATGGAGAAAGCAGAGGTGAAGGCCCAGGTGGCGGCCGCTATGGAGACGCTAGAGAGAGCTATGAGAGAGTGCTCCAAGCCCTTCTTTGGAGGGGACAGCCCCGGATATGTGGATGTGGTGCTCGGTGGCCTTCTTCCATGGCTGTGCGTCACCGATAAGAGACAACCCAGTGTGAAGACCTTCGACCCTATCACCACGCCGCTCCTACTCGCGTGGCAGGACCGCTTCTGTTCGTTGAAAAAGGTTCAGGGACTCATGCCAGATGTGGGCGAGCTGGTCGACTTAGCCATGCCGGTGCCTACTCACCGCTCGCGTGAATCCCTACAAGTTATTTTAATTTTGATTTCGGTTCTTGTGCAAATTGCGACTTCATGTAGTAGATGA